In Argiope bruennichi chromosome X1, qqArgBrue1.1, whole genome shotgun sequence, a single window of DNA contains:
- the LOC129958749 gene encoding uncharacterized protein LOC129958749, which yields MALDLKMEIFAHNSFYRIWNKGVKEKENLNIHQIYGEECCKIENVSEACEEVLISEERAFSKEMECTETPIEHVGNGNHSDDLQTTHFSEINQDVSKEKSTEASYPEDIDNQTEIARRKEVTSTSGSTSQMIKSDKVENSSSYFLPPQQFIDSFIDNLYSSNTEMKKKTPTSPEVLLTDQTDKSFQNKEAKLEVMAAQKCCTENEDASNNDKEIRNEKSVEMSYSENGDDRREISRRMEIPSTSQMIKSDKDENSSSYFLPPQQFIDSFIDNLYSSNTEMKKKTPTSPEVLLTDQTDKSFQNKEAKLEVMAAQKFCTENEDASNNDKEIRNEKSVEMSYSENGDDRREISRRMEIPSTSQMIKSDKDENSSSYFLPPQQFIDSFIDNLYSSNTEMKKKTPTSPEVLLTDQTDKSFQNKEAKLEVMAAQKFCTENEDASNNDKEIRNEKSVEMSYSENGDDRREISRRMEIPSTSQMIKSDKDENSSSYFLPPQQFIDSFIDNLYSSNTEMKKKTPTSPEVLLTDQTDKSFQNKEAKLEVMAAQKFCTENEDASNNDKEIRNEKSVEMSYSENGDDRTEISRRMEITSTSKLTESYMDENSSLILPKQFIDNLYSSNTEKRIETPTPTEVLSTKQMDKTFHYPYKVKNTWNFCSKSRDTNDKVEEVNSDKSLDVSCCSKKEEEQSEIIREADIISTSQMDEPEWNTNITPDVLLKPKVFDFENQGGSIGDEIEKIETSREDLRKEQDDREINIFLRMILILSDRQRAKFVHQEFLDNEVTPQNVQELLDNEETSQNVQELLGNEETSQNVQELLDNEEAPQNVQAVPNKKKKKSKKKKPNKSKK from the exons ATGGCATTAgatttgaaaatggaaatattcGCACACAATTCCTTTTATCGTATATGGAATAAGGgagttaaagaaaaagaaaatcttaacaTTCATCAGATTTATGGAGAAGAATGTTGCAAAATTGAAAATGTCTCGGAAGCATGTGAGGAGGTCTTGATATCAG AAGAAAGGGCTTTCTCTAAAGAAATGGAATGTACAGAAACTCCCATTGAACATGTAGGCAATGGAAACCACAGTGATGATCTACAAACAACACATTTCAGTGAAATAAATCAAGATGTAAGCAAAGAAAAGAGCACGGAAGCGAGTTATCCAGAGGATATAGACAATCAAACAGAAATTGCTAGGAGAAAGGAGGTCACATCTACTAGCGGATCTACCAGCCAGATGATTAAATCCGACAAGGTTGAAAATTCCTCTTCGTATTTTCTACCTCCACAACAATTCATAGACTCATTTATAGACAATTTATATTCAAGTAAcacagaaatgaaaaagaaaacccCGACATCACCCGAAGTCTTATTAACAGACCAGACTGATAAATCTTTTCAGAATAAGGAAGCTAAATTGGAAGTTATGGCAGCACAGAAATGTTGCACAGAAAATGAAGATGCAAGCAACAACGATAAAGAGATAAGGAATGAGAAGAGTGTGGAAATGAGTTATTCAGAGAATGGAGACGATCGAAGAGAAATTTCTAGGAGAATGGAGATCCCATCTACCAGCCAGATGATTAAATCAGACAAGGATGAAAATTCCTCTTCGTATTTTCTACCTCCACAACAATTCATAGACTCATTTATAGACAATTTATATTCAAGTAAcacagaaatgaaaaagaaaacccCGACATCACCCGAAGTCTTATTAACAGACCAGACTGATAAATCTTTTCAGAATAAGGAAGCTAAATTGGAAGTTATGGCAGCACAGAAATTTTGCACAGAAAATGAAGATGCAAGCAACAACGATAAAGAGATAAGGAATGAGAAGAGTGTGGAAATGAGTTATTCAGAAAATGGAGACGATCGAAGAGAAATTTCTAGGAGAATGGAGATCCCATCTACCAGCCAGATGATTAAATCAGACAAGGATGAAAATTCCTCTTCGTATTTTCTACCTCCACAACAATTCATAGACTCATTTATAGACAATTTATATTCAAGTAAcacagaaatgaaaaagaaaacccCGACATCACCCGAAGTCTTATTAACAGACCAGACTGATAAATCTTTTCAGAATAAGGAAGCTAAATTGGAAGTTATGGCAGCACAGAAATTTTGCACAGAAAATGAAGATGCAAGCAACAACGATAAAGAGATAAGGAATGAGAAGAGTGTGGAAATGAGTTATTCAGAGAATGGAGACGATCGAAGAGAAATTTCTAGGAGAATGGAGATCCCATCTACCAGCCAGATGATTAAATCAGACAAGGATGAAAATTCCTCTTCGTATTTTCTACCTCCACAACAATTCATAGACTCATTTATAGACAATTTATATTCAAGTAAcacagaaatgaaaaagaaaacccCGACATCACCCGAAGTCTTATTAACAGACCAGACTGATAAATCTTTTCAGAATAAGGAAGCTAAATTGGAAGTTATGGCAGCACAGAAATTTTGCACAGAAAATGAAGATGCAAGCAACAACGATAAAGAGATAAGGAATGAGAAGAGTGTGGAAATGAGTTATTCAGAGAATGGAGACGATCGAACAGAAATTTCTAGGAGAATGGAGATTACATCTACAAGCAAATTGACTGAATCCTATATGGATGAAAATTCTTCACTTATTCTTCCTAAACAATTTATAGACAATTTATATTCAAGTAACACAGAAAAACGAATTGAAACTCCCACTCCAACTGAAGTTTTATCTACAAAACAAATGGATAAAACTTTTCACTATCCATATAAAGTTAAGAATACCTGGAACTTTTGCTCAAAAAGTCGAGATACAAACGACAAAGTTGAAGAGGTAAACAGTGACAAGAGTTTGGATGTGAGCTGCTGTTCAAAGAAAGAAGAGGAACAAAGTGAAATTATCAGAGAAGCAGACATTATATCGACAAGCCAAATGGATGAGCCTGAATGGAATACAAACATTACCCCAGATGTTTTACTCAAGCCAAAAGtctttgattttgaaaatcaGGGTGGAAGTATAGGTGATGAAATAGAGAAAATTGAAACATCACGAGAAGATTTAAGAAAAGAACAGGATGATCgcgaaattaacatttttttgcgaatgattttgattttaagcGACAGACAAAGAGCAAAATTTGTACACCAGGAGTTTCTAGATAACGAAGTAACTCCCCAGAATGTACAGGAGCTTCTAGATAACGAAGAAACTTCTCAAAATGTACAGGAACTATTAGGTAACGAAGAAACTTCTCAAAATGTACAGGAACTACTAGATAACGAAGAAGCTCCCCAAAATGTACAAGctgttccaaataaaaaaaagaaaaaatctaaaaagaaaaagccTAATAAGTCTAAAAAGTGA